Within Micavibrio sp. TMED2, the genomic segment TGATAGATCGCTGCTGCCGCATCATCGAAGCGGAAGTTATCAAGTGCCTTGGTGATCTTCTCGCCGGTCTCGACCACACTGCCGACGATCCAGCGGTTGACCGGCAGTTGCAGGGCATTGGGGTCAAAGCTCTCAGCCTGCTTACACTCGTTCATCAGGCAGAAACGGGTCGCATTCCACAGCTTGGTGGCAAAGTTGCGATAGCCCTGCACCCGTTGCTCGGACAGTTTGATATCGCGACCGGGTGCCGCCATGGAGGTCAGGGTAAAGCGCAGACCGTCAGCGCCATAGCTGTCGATCAGTTGCAGCGGGTCGATGACATTGCCCTTGGACTTGGACATTTTCTGGCCCTTCTCGTCCCGGACCAGTGCGTGGATATAGACCTTTTTGAATGGCACATCGCCCATGAAGTGCAGGCCCATCATCATCATCCGGGCAACCCAGAAGAAGATGATGTCAAACCCGGTGACGAGCACATCGCCCGGATAATACTTCTCAAGCTCCGGCGTCTTTTCCGGCCAGCCGATGGTCGAGAACGGCCAGAGCGCGGATGAAAACCAGGTATCGAGCACATCGGGATCGCGGCTGATATCGGTCGGCTTGCCGAAATGCTGTTCGGCAGCGGCTTTCGCCGCTTCCTCGGTTTCCTCAACGAATACCGTGCCATCCTCGGCATACCATGCCGGGATCTGATGGCCCCACCAGAGCTGGCGGGAAATACACCATGGCTGGATATTGCGCATCCAGTCGAAATAGGTGTTCTCCCAGTTCTTCGGCACGAACTCGGTCTTGCCATCCTCAACCGCCTTGATCGCCGGTTTGGCGAGGGTCGCGGCATCGCAATACCATTGATCGGTCAGCCACGGTTCGATCACCACACCGGAACGGTCGCCATGGGGCACCGTATGCTTGTGCGGCTCGATCTTCTCCAGCAGTCCGAGGGCATCCAGATCGGCAACCACCTGTTTACGGGCCTCATAGCGGTCGAGACCGCGATACGGTTCCGGGGCTTCATCGGTCAATCTGGCGTCCTGATCAAACAGGTTGATCATCTCCAGATCGTGACGGCGACCAACCTCGAAGTCGTTGAAATCATGGGCCGGGGTGATTTTCACCGCACCGGTACCGGTTTCAGGATCGGCATAGTCATCACCGACAATCGGGATCAGGCGACCGACCAGCGGCAGGCGCACCTGCTTGCCGATCAGGCTCTGATAGCGCTCATCCTCGGGGTTCACGGCAACAGCGGTATCACCGAGCATGGTTTCGGGACGGGTGGTGGCAACAATCAGGAAGCGCCCTTCTTCGCCCTCGACCGGGTATTTGAAGTGCCAGAGATTGCCATCAACCTCCTTGCTCTCCACCTCAAGGTCGGAAATTGCGGTATGCAGTTTCGGGTCCCAGTTGACCAGCCGCTTGTCCTTGTAGATCAGGCCTTCCTTATAGAGCTGGACAAACACCTTGCGAACCGCAACCGACAGGCCTTCATCCATGGTGAAGCGCTCACGCGGCCAGTCAGCAGATGCACCGAGACGGCGCAGCTGGCTGGTAATGGTGCTGCCGGATTCCTGTTTCCACTCCCAGACCCGCTCGATGAACTTGTCACGACCGAGATCATGGCGGGACTTGCCTTCCGCACCGAGTTGACGCTCGACCACCATCTGGGTCGCGATACCGGCATGGTCGGTACCGGGCTGCCAGAGCGCATCCCGCCCCTGCATCCGGCGGTACCGGGTCATGACATCCTGCAACGTCATATTGAGCGCATGGCCCATATGGAGCGAGCCCGTCACGTTCGGCGGCGGCATCATAATGGTGTGCGGCACTGCATTGCGAGCCGGATCGGCGGCAAAACGGCCTGCAGCCTCATCTTCGGAATAGTGCTTCTGCTCAACGGCAGCAGGTTCAAAGGTCTTTTCTAGCATTGGTCCAAGGGGGTTGCCGGGACAAAATGAAATCTGGTTTCAGGAGACGCGACTGTAACGATTACAGCGGAATTTGAAAGCCCAACTCAAAGTCGGAGCATAAAAAAACGGCACCTGATTAAGGGTGCCGTCTTTTTCGCGCCATATGCTGGCGATTATCAGAGATCGTGCGCCTTGCGGACAATACGCTCGATTTCGTTCTGGACCTGACGCTCAACGATACGTGGCAGGTTCTCATCCAGCCATGCCTGCAGCATTGGACGCATCAATTCGCGAGACAGTTCCTCAACGGTAATGCTACCGCCGAGCTGGCCACGTTCCTGCGCAATGATCGCAAGACGGGCGAAGTACTCACTGGTCGACACGGCCGGCTGATCGGACACGATATTGTGTGTCTGCATCGGTGGACGGTTGAGGTCGATATACTGGTCACCGGCCGGAGCTTTCGGCTTCGGTGCCTCTTCCACAACATTGGTCAACTCCAGCACATCATCCTGCGGCACAGCAGCAGGTTTCGGCTCCGGAGGTGGCGGCGGTGGAGGTGGCGGCGGCGGCGGTGCCGGTTCGGGCTCAGGCTCGTCCTCAGCCGTATCAAACTCCGGTGCCGGCTCTGGATCGGGCTCCGGAGGTGGCGGCGGTGGAGGTGGTGGGTCCGGCTCCGTGGAAGCATCTTCCATCGGCGCGGTATCACCATCGCTCGCGTCTGCCCCGGGCTCATCATCCTCAGAGATGATCCGCCGGATCGACGCAAGAATCTCCTCCATGGAGGGTTCCTGTTGCGATTCTGCGTTTTCGTTACTCATGGCGCGCGAACAAAGTCCTGTTGTTATTTAGTAATGTTTGCAGACATGAACCCCTGTTTCCAGAGCTCCGTGCCATTTCCTCAGACTAACTGCCCTCTTCATGCCACTACAGAAGGCGATTAACCCCACATGTTACTCGACCGAAATCCCCCATAATTTATCTCGGACACGATCATAATTTTCAGTTGGATCATAAACATCGGCATTCAGCCCCAGAAACTGTGGCGATAGTGACCCAATCGCGGACAGCAACTGGAATGTCGCCGTGCTCTCATTTCGTACTGCTGTCGCCAAATTCACTTGTGCATCAAGCAGTTCCTGCTCTGCATCGAGAACATCGAGGGTTGTGCGTGATCCGACGAGTGCTTCCTGACGAACGCCTTCCAGAGCGATATTTGAAGAATCGACCTGGGCCTGACGTGATTCAATCTGGGCTCGCGCAGACTCCAGAGCTTCCCATGCGGCAACAGTGGTATCTGTTGCAAACCGGATCGCCTCATCAACCAGGCGGCGTGAACGGGCGGCACGTTGCTTGGCTTCGCGCACCTGTGATGATGCCACACCAGCCTGATAGAGCGGGATGGAAATTGTCAGCCGGGCCTGCAGCTCATCGGTACGATCGGTGAAGTTGCTCGGCTCATCATTGCGTGAAGCAGAAGCATTCAGGCTGATTTCCGGCAGCAGATCAGCAAATTCGGCATCAATCGCACTCTTGGAGGCGACTTCGGAATAACGGGAGGACACAACCGCCGGGTTACTGTCCAGCGCCATGGTGATCGCCTCTTCCAGCGTTTCCGGCAGCACGATATCAAGCTCGGGCTGTGTCAGCACCTCAGGCATCTGCCCGACAATACGTGCAAAGTTGGAACGACTGATCTCGAGATTACCCTGCGCCTCGATCAGGTCTGATTGGGCACGGGCAAGACGTGATTCAGATTGGCTGACATCGGTACGGGTCACCTCACCCACATCAAACCGGTCACGGGAAGCCTGAAGCTGGCGATCAAGTACGTCCTGATTGTTTTCGTTAAGGGCAACAACCGCCTGATCGCGCACAACATCGAAATACGCCGCCGCAGCCGCCAGCAGGATCTGCTGGGTGGTATCGGTCAGGGAGCCACGCTGGGCGAGAACGGTGTTCTCCGCCTGATCAATCTCGGCGACAGTGCGTCCGCCACGGAAGATAAACTGATTGGCAGTAATCGACGCACCGGTCGGAGTCGTTGTTTCGGAACCGCCCGGATCATTGTCGGTATCGGAATAACCGGCATAGGCACTGCCACGAACGGTCGGCAGATAACCGCCACGCGCCTGTGGCACCAATTCGTCAACACTGCGCAGATCAGCCCGCGCGGCATCAATCGTCGGGTTGGTTTCATAGGCGAGACGCAGCGCCTCTTCAAAAGACTGCGCGTAAGCCGACAACGGCAGCATCATGGCAGTACCCATAAGGGCAACAGCCGCAGTGGCGGTCAGTCGACGTGAAACGTTCTGTGAATAGGTCGGTACGAATTTCATTCTTCTACCATGGATGTTGCTACGGTGGATGTTCCAAGCAGCGCCCAACAAAAATTTTGCAGTCAGCTATCAGGGAT encodes:
- a CDS encoding valine--tRNA ligase, translating into MLEKTFEPAAVEQKHYSEDEAAGRFAADPARNAVPHTIMMPPPNVTGSLHMGHALNMTLQDVMTRYRRMQGRDALWQPGTDHAGIATQMVVERQLGAEGKSRHDLGRDKFIERVWEWKQESGSTITSQLRRLGASADWPRERFTMDEGLSVAVRKVFVQLYKEGLIYKDKRLVNWDPKLHTAISDLEVESKEVDGNLWHFKYPVEGEEGRFLIVATTRPETMLGDTAVAVNPEDERYQSLIGKQVRLPLVGRLIPIVGDDYADPETGTGAVKITPAHDFNDFEVGRRHDLEMINLFDQDARLTDEAPEPYRGLDRYEARKQVVADLDALGLLEKIEPHKHTVPHGDRSGVVIEPWLTDQWYCDAATLAKPAIKAVEDGKTEFVPKNWENTYFDWMRNIQPWCISRQLWWGHQIPAWYAEDGTVFVEETEEAAKAAAEQHFGKPTDISRDPDVLDTWFSSALWPFSTIGWPEKTPELEKYYPGDVLVTGFDIIFFWVARMMMMGLHFMGDVPFKKVYIHALVRDEKGQKMSKSKGNVIDPLQLIDSYGADGLRFTLTSMAAPGRDIKLSEQRVQGYRNFATKLWNATRFCLMNECKQAESFDPNALQLPVNRWIVGSVVETGEKITKALDNFRFDDAAAAIYQFLWGTFCDWYLEFTKPVLQDGTDAEKAEVRATAAYVLDRALHLLHPMMPFLTEELFEQIRLDDKARLIVSHWPEFTGLDTDKQAMAEIEWAIELISAIRSARSDLNVPPGAWLEGLAIGASADEQGKLERQNTLICRLARLKSVTVTDGPVPDGAAQAVAGGLTIAMPLADVIDLSAERDRLNKELTKVRGEIDKIARKLGNEQFMAKAPEAVVAEQRSRLDDAQANAEKIEQALARL